The genomic region AAtgaagatgaaaaaaaaaaaaatatatgtgataACATATCAACATATTACAGTGAACCGAACaacaatataattaattatgtTACAAATTATGATGATCTAAGAAGAGaatatcttttaaaaattatgagTGATAAAGAAACGATATATGCCCTTAGTTCGGGTAATGTGCGAAGTGCTATAAGTGTGATAAGAATATCTGGTCCTTTGAGCAAAATGATATTGGAAATATTGTTACACAAGggaaaagataaaaaaaaaaaaataaaaaataataataataataatattaataataataataataataataataataataattataataataataataataataataataataattataattataataatagtaataataataattataataatagtaataataataatattagttataataattatggGAAAAGACAACATGTTAAGaaagataatattaatagaaTATGTAACGAAAAAGGAACCACAAATgatgtatataatttatcatATGAAGCAAGTGGAAATGAAGAACTAGGCGATTATAATTTACATgatataatacatatgagaaaaaatatggaagcaagaaaattatatatgggaaaattatatgataaaaataatgatattattgACATAGTTATGTATAGTTATTTTAAGGAACCTAAATCATATACAGGTGAAGAGTTAGTAGAAATCTATTGTCATGGGAATATGTTGATCGtaaaagaaataatgaGTGCTATcaataatatgaatgaattattttataaaatattaaatgaagaaagacaaaataagatatataataatgatatgtGTTCATTCAttgaagataataataataataataataataataataataatacgAAATATGATACAAACGATGGTAtaatttatgaaaaaatacatGAGTGTCATCATAactttataaaaataagagaAAGTTACAAAGGGGAATTCACTAGAAGAGCTTTtgaaaataacaaaatgaGTTTATTACAAATTGAAGGgttaaaagaattattattttgcAAACAAAAAGTACAAAAACAAATTGCTttgaattatatgaatggatatgcaaaaaatatatatttaaaattaaaagaattgttaaaagaattattagTATATACTGAACTAAAAATCGATTTTGAAGAGGAACATATAACATCAccaaaagaaaaagaagaaatacaaaatatgGTTTTGAGAAAAATACGAGAAGCTATTAATCATATCAATTAtattttagaaaaaaataatgtagaAGATATATCTAATTCTtttgatattttattatttggaAATGTGAATTCAGGGAAAAGTACCttaatgaataatatatgtaataatgatatatcCATAGTAACAAATATTAAAGGTTCAACTATAgatataatacaaaaaaatattcaaattTTTAACAACTCTTATAATTTATGTGACTCAGCGGGTGTTATAGAAAGTGATAAGATAAAATCTTtgaatgaaaaaaattatattctttatgaacaaaacaaaacaaaaaaaaaaaaaaaaaaaaacattcATAAAACACTTGAATCCATGGgtattaaaaaaacattatcctttttaaaaaataattgcATATCTgcatttgtattattaaatattaaaaactACAAGAAGGAActaacaaatataataaaaattttaaatcATAATTTTAAGGAAAACATCAATCAAGAGAACAACAAAGAGAAattgaataaaaataaaatgatacataaaataaaaatcccttatttcattttttgtCTAAATAAATGCGATCTGATAAGTACATGTAAATTCtcaaaaattaaaagaaatgtaaaaaaatgtttacTAGCAAATTTAAGTCCAcacatattaaaatgttgtagcaaaaaaatttttttcatttcatcTAAAAATGGATATAACATTGATATATTACTAAAATActttaatgaaaaaatgattaagaaaagaaaactattatttgataaaaaatattcacaTGGAAACAATATAATGTTTTTACCATTTGAAAGACATAAATTGTATTTGAAAAAAGCGATTAACcatttattctttatagaaaaaaatatacataatttgACCTTTGATATCATATCTGAAGAAATTAAACTAGCTGTCAATTCTTTGAATCGTATCATAGGTACAATTAAAAATCAgcaaatattaaataaaattttggATACTTTTTGTATAGGAAAGTGATTAAAAAGGGGGTTTACGTGTGTGTGTAATAtggtaaaaaaaaaataattaaaacatatatattatatatatatgtatatatgtgtgaAAAGCAAAATAGacataaataaacaaaaaaaaaaaaaaaaaaaaaaatattagacatatatataaatgtatttatttatctatGTATGTTTTTGtgcatattatatttttttttcgtgtacgcataaatatatgtacatacatatatagatatatttataatatatctttttttttttgtgtgtGTTTGCACATTTTAtaagtaatatatttatacttGGATCAGATGAACAAGTATAagacaaaaaaataaataaatatatatacatatacataaacatatacatatatatatgttagatgctttttccttttaaaattatttgtCCTTAAAATGGTCATACAATATGTACTTTAATTTAATgacataataataatagaaataatatttataagaataGAATAAAAACATATCAACTAAATTtaagtatattttttcctttaaCGAGTATTTGTATATTGCTTTATGTATACtatttaaattatcttGAGTAGACTGTGATTTCTTTTTATCTGTATTTGTATTCATGtgtttaaaaatattgagTAGAAATGGATATGTAAACTTTGCGTGCATTTCTTGAACATTTtgaattttatatgtaGGGATACGCAAAATGGTTTTATCAAAAAAGATATGAGAAGAATTTAATAAAGATTTTAAAGTGTCtgttataatatttaaatgtaatgttttatttacttcctcattaaaatttaaattattttgattttcaTATGGTTTTATAGATATGGAATTATTATTCGTAcgaatatttttttcattgttttcataattttgaaaaatatgaagaataaattttatttcattttttaatttcttatTAAAATGTTGACAAATATTACACATGCCGTGATCATTACATGTATGATTAATAGGATAATTTAATgggataaaaatatttccatctatacttttttttttttcggtattttttaaattatctatatatttaactttatctttatttagTTTTTCGtctatatatttgatattCATTTTGGTTTTGGCCTCTTCAGAAGCGACCAAAGACATATAAGCACTATCATCATTATGGTTGTTAGTATTGTCATATCTATGATTTTTTGTATTGTCATATCTATGATTTTTTGTATCATCATATCTATGATTTTTTGTATCATCATATCTATGATTTTTTGTATTGTCATATCTATGATTTTTTGTATTGTCATATCTATAATTGTTTGTGTCATCATATCTATGATTGTTTGTATCACCATATCTATGATTGCTTGTATCATCATATCTATGATTGCTTGTATCATCATATCTATAATTGTTTGTATCATCATATCTATGATTGTTTGTATCATCACACCTGTGATTATTAATGCTATTAGCTTCATTACTTGAAAAGTTTTTATTGATGAGGGACAAATGATCTGTACTACTATAATTACCattactattaatattgttatCCATTTCACAGCTTATAGTGTTTACATTCTTGTTATTGACATTAAATTcctttttaattattttctcCACACCTCTACTATCTTTTAAAACAATTTTGAAGTCTTCATTACTCATCCATTTTGGGGATAAGGctaatttaaaaattttccATACATTTTCAGAAAGTTGTATTTGGAATTCTTGATTTGACAATATAGAATTCAAAAATAATTTCGTCATTTCAtgtgtatttttattttgtaatgtatttaaaagtatatattgtaaataTCCAATGGAATGATTTATCATTTCATCATTcttaaataattctttatatataatatttctcATATTCTGTGTAACTTCTTctgaattaaataaatcatttatCCATTTTTTGGATATAGATATTGATACTGGTAAATGAATTGCTTCTGCTAATAAGTATGCGACTTTTTTTTGGacttctttattattacataaatatatagatatatcTTGAAATACATTtcttaatttattttttacttGTTCGGTTTCTAAAATATctataaatacattttcCATATCTTTTcttgaattttttaatacatcAATAAAAAAGGCTGAAgttatcattttatttttctcttGTACTActacattatatattaaactattaataatttcttttagGTTATTTTCAATTTCTTTTGAATTCTTTATATCTTCTAATACTTTTTCAAtcttatttataatatatttatttattatatctcccgtaaaaacaaacaagccacataaaattaatatcaCAACTAAACTATTcataataaacatatatttataaaaattaatactcttttcatatttatgtaatatcTCATAAATctcatatattttattattactatcattcttatttatatcattatgaatattaaactcatcctttttattcattttcatattattaattcCATTCTTATATTCATTACATTTTCTATTATCTTGTATTACATCCTTTCCTTTTcgaaatattttattcaaaGTATGGAAATTTTTCCTTCTCTTCATAAAAATACTTATATTGTTTCTATActttatatcataattaaataaagaatttttATTCTGCATATCacaattatatttacatacATTTTGTATGTTACTACTTTTCTTCTTTTCCTCAttcatttgtattttaatattacattcttttgatatattataaaataaattattacatttattattcctttcatttattttgttaaaCATATTTTGATAACTTGACAGCTCATCATTTGATAGCCCTAATATTAAGTTTTTAATATAACTCTTTAAATGGATAATACTTAAatttgatttattatttctgtatatatctaatgctttaaaacattttcttttaaaatcATTTTTCCCTACATAATGTTGTATTATATCTCctgatattttttttacaaccattttttttttctttctttcttttgTAAAAACATCAAAACGTACATCCACaatatggaaaaatatataaatatataaatatataaatatatatatatatatataacaatgtatatattttacatatgtgtctatatattatattgtgatcgttttctttttataatatatattattatttattactttttttttttttttttttttttttttttttttatttttctttaattttgatttttatttttttcttttttttttttttttttttttttttttttaaaaattaaaaaaaattaaattttttttttttttttttattttcatttNNNNNNNNNNNNNNNNNNNNNNNNNNNNNNNNNNNNNNNNNNNNNNNNNNNNNNNNNNNNNNNNNNNNNNNNNNNNNNNNNNNNNNNNNNNNNNNNNNNNNNNNNNNNNNNNNNNNNNNNNNNNNNNNNNNNNNNNNNNNNNNNNNNNNNNNNNNNNNNNNNNNNNNNNNNNNNNNNNNNNNNNNNNNNNNNNNNNNNNNNNNNNNNNNNNNNNNNNNNNNNNNNNNNN from Plasmodium reichenowi strain SY57 chromosome 8, whole genome shotgun sequence harbors:
- a CDS encoding hypothetical protein (conserved Plasmodium protein, unknown function) gives rise to the protein MVVKKISGDIIQHYVGKNDFKRKCFKALDIYRNNKSNLSIIHLKSYIKNLILGLSNDELSSYQNMFNKINERNNKCNNLFYNISKECNIKIQMNEEKKKSSNIQNVCKYNCDMQNKNSLFNYDIKYRNNISIFMKRRKNFHTLNKIFRKGKDVIQDNRKCNEYKNGINNMKMNKKDEFNIHNDINKNDSNNKIYEIYEILHKYEKSINFYKYMFIMNSLVVILILCGLFVFTGDIINKYIINKIEKVLEDIKNSKEIENNLKEIINSLIYNVVVQEKNKMITSAFFIDVLKNSRKDMENVFIDILETEQVKNKLRNVFQDISIYLCNNKEVQKKVAYLLAEAIHLPVSISISKKWINDLFNSEEVTQNMRNIIYKELFKNDEMINHSIGYLQYILLNTLQNKNTHEMTKLFLNSILSNQEFQIQLSENVWKIFKLALSPKWMSNEDFKIVLKDSRGVEKIIKKEFNVNNKNVNTISCEMDNNINSNGNYSSTDHLSLINKNFSSNEANSINNHRCDDTNNHRYDDTNNYRYDDTSNHRYDDTSNHRYGDTNNHRYDDTNNYRYDNTKNHRYDNTKNHRYDDTKNHRYDDTKNHRYDNTKNHRYDNTNNHNDDSAYMSLVASEEAKTKMNIKYIDEKLNKDKVKYIDNLKNTEKKKSIDGNIFIPLNYPINHTCNDHGMCNICQHFNKKLKNEIKFILHIFQNYENNEKNIRTNNNSISIKPYENQNNLNFNEEVNKTLHLNIITDTLKSLLNSSHIFFDKTILRIPTYKIQNVQEMHAKFTYPFLLNIFKHMNTNTDKKKSQSTQDNLNSIHKAIYKYSLKEKIYLNLVDMFLFYSYKYYFYYYYVIKLKYILYDHFKDK
- a CDS encoding GTPase, putative; its protein translation is MIKRPFVHFVLLKCITVTLFLFIIFVDTFKGKKRNKPKRFPFFIPLEIIKCRKEMHLIRSKIGNRKMFEKKENILSLNMEEESFIYKNEQNKECKKKNMDINRIHNFLVNNNIASNEDEKKKNICDNISTYYSEPNNNIINYVTNYDDLRREYLLKIMSDKETIYALSSGNVRSAISVIRISGPLSKMILEILLHKGKDKKKKIKNNNNNNINNNNNNNNNNNYNNNNNNNNNNYNYNNSNNNNYNNSNNNNISYNNYGKRQHVKKDNINRICNEKGTTNDVYNLSYEASGNEELGDYNLHDIIHMRKNMEARKLYMGKLYDKNNDIIDIVMYSYFKEPKSYTGEELVEIYCHGNMLIVKEIMSAINNMNELFYKILNEERQNKIYNNDMCSFIEDNNNNNNNNNNNTKYDTNDGIIYEKIHECHHNFIKIRESYKGEFTRRAFENNKMSLLQIEGLKELLFCKQKVQKQIALNYMNGYAKNIYLKLKELLKELLVYTELKIDFEEEHITSPKEKEEIQNMVLRKIREAINHINYILEKNNVEDISNSFDILLFGNVNSGKSTLMNNICNNDISIVTNIKGSTIDIIQKNIQIFNNSYNLCDSAGVIESDKIKSLNEKNYILYEQNKTKKKKKKNIHKTLESMGIKKTLSFLKNNCISAFVLLNIKNYKKELTNIIKILNHNFKENINQENNKEKLNKNKMIHKIKIPYFIFCLNKCDLISTCKFSKIKRNVKKCLLANLSPHILKCCSKKIFFISSKNGYNIDILLKYFNEKMIKKRKLLFDKKYSHGNNIMFLPFERHKLYLKKAINHLFFIEKNIHNLTFDIISEEIKLAVNSLNRIIGTIKNQQILNKILDTFCIGK